One Loxodonta africana isolate mLoxAfr1 chromosome 4, mLoxAfr1.hap2, whole genome shotgun sequence genomic region harbors:
- the LPAR5 gene encoding lysophosphatidic acid receptor 5 yields MLPNSTANTSTTNNSVPCPNYQPTHHLHMVVYSLVLAAGLPLNLLALWVFLRALRVHSVVSVYMCNLAASDLLFSLSLPVRISYYARHHWPFPDLVCQTAGAIFQINMYGSCIFLALINVDRYAAIVHPLRLRHLRRPRVARYLCFGVWALILMFAVPAALVHRPSRCRHADREVRLCFESFSNELWKGRLLPLVLLAEALGFLLPLVAVVYSSVRVFWTLARPDATQSHRRRKTVRLLLLNLIIFLLCFVPYNSTLAVYGLLRGQLVVASEAARDQVRRVLMVMVLLAGANCVLDPLVYYFSADGFRNTLRGLGTPLRARTSATNGAQETLAVWPAETTRTTIPDATSERLLRPSNPRTPFTQSLQESAL; encoded by the coding sequence ATGTTGCCCAACTCCACAGCCAACACCAGTACTACCAACAACTCCGTTCCATGTCCAAACTACCAGCCAACCCACCACCTGCACATGGTGGTCTACAGCCTAGTGCTGGCCGCTGGGCTCCCCCTCAACTTGCTGGCCCTCTGGGTCTTCCTGCGCGCGCTACGTGTGCACTCTGTGGTGAGCGTGTACATGTGCAACCTGGCGGCCAGCGACCTGCTCTTCAGCCTGTCGCTGCCCGTACGCATCTCCTACTATGCACGGCACCACTGGCCCTTCCCAGACCTCGTGTGCCAGACAGCAGGCGCCATCTTCCAGATAAACATGTACGGCAGCTGCATTTTCCTCGCGCTCATCAACGTGGACCGCTATGCCGCCATCGTGCACCCGCTGCGGCTGCGCCACCTGCGGCGGCCCCGCGTGGCACGGTACCTCTGCTTTGGCGTGTGGGCGCTCATCCTGATGTTTGCCGTGCCCGCTGCCCTCGTGCACAGGCCCTCACGCTGCAGACACGCGGACAGGGAGGTGCGCCTGTGCTTCGAGAGCTTCAGTAACGAGCTGTGGAAGGGTCGGCTGCTGCCGCTGGTACTGCTGGCCGAAGCGCTGGGCTTCCTGCTGCCCCTGGTGGCTGTGGTCTACTCATCGGTCCGGGTCTTCTGGACGCTGGCGCGACCCGACGCCACGCAGAGCCATCGGCGGCGGAAGACAGTGCGCCTCTTGCTGCTCAACCTCATCATCTTCTTGCTGTGCTTCGTGCCTTACAACTCCACGCTGGCAGTCTACGGGCTGCTGCGGGGCCAGCTAGTGGTGGCGAGCGAGGCGGCCCGCGACCAGGTGCGCAGGGTGCTGATGGTGATGGTGCTGTTGGCCGGCGCCAACTGTGTGCTGGACCCGTTGGTGTACTACTTCAGTGCCGACGGTTTCCGAAACACCTTGAGGGGCCTGGGCACTCCGCTCCGGGCTAGGACCTCGGCCACCAACGGGGCTCAGGAAACGCTGGCCGTATGGCCCGCTGAGACCACCCGCACCACCATTCCGGATGCCACTAGTGAGCGGCTTCTCCGGCCCTCCAACCCCCGGACGCCCTTTACCCAGAGCCTCCAGGAATCGGCCCTCTGA